The Geobacillus genomosp. 3 genome segment GGGCGAGCCGCTTGTAGGCGGCCAAAATGTCGGCATCGCTCACCTCATCAATTTTCCCGCGCGATTCGTTGGCGGCCTCGACCGCTTTTTCCCAGCTGGCCGGATTGCCGATGCGGATCGCCGTCGCCACCGTTTCCGGCTGTTCGATCACCCGGTTGCGGACGATCGCCGCCGCTCCTTCCGCTTCAAAGCCGCGCATTTGCGGCAATCCTGTCCCTTTGGCCGCGTGGTACTCTTTAAACCCTTTCCAATAGGCGGTGATGTTGCCGGCGTTGCCGACCGGAATGGCGAGCACGTCCGGCGCGCGGCCGAGCTGGTCGCACACTTCAAACGCCGCCGTTTTCTGCCCTTCGATCCGGTACGGGTTGACCGAATTCACAAGCGTAATCGGCGCCGTTTCGCTCAGGCGGCGCACCATTTTCAGCGCTTCGTCAAAGTTGCCGTCAATGGCGAAAATGTCCGCCCCGTACATCGCCGCTTGCGCCAGTTTGCCAAGCGCGATTTTCCCGTTTGGAATGACGACGAGGCAGCGCATGCCGGCACGCGCCGCATAGGCGGCCGCCGACGCCGACGTATTGCCGGTTGAGGCGCAAATGATCGTATGGCTTCCTTCCTCTTTCGCTTTCGCCACCGCCATCACCATGCCGCGGTCTTTAAACGAACCGGTCGGGTTCGCCCCCTCGACTTTGACATACAAGGTGATCCCGAGCTCTTCCGACAGGCGCGGCAGCGGGATGAGCGGCGTATTCCCTTCGCAAAGCGACAGCCTCGGCGTCGCCGCCGTGAGCGGCAAAAACTCGCCGTAGGCGTCAAGCAGCCCGTTCCATGCCATTACCGTTTCTCCCCTTCCACCCGATACGAACTTTGGACGCGCTCGACGATTTCCAAATCGCCCAGCTGCTGCAAAATGTCTTCATAGTCTTGCTGCGACGCATCGTGCGTCACGATCACGATTTCCGCCAAGCCGTTTTCTTTCAGCGGCAGCTGCAAAATTTTCTCAAAGCTTACCCC includes the following:
- the thrC gene encoding threonine synthase gives rise to the protein MAWNGLLDAYGEFLPLTAATPRLSLCEGNTPLIPLPRLSEELGITLYVKVEGANPTGSFKDRGMVMAVAKAKEEGSHTIICASTGNTSASAAAYAARAGMRCLVVIPNGKIALGKLAQAAMYGADIFAIDGNFDEALKMVRRLSETAPITLVNSVNPYRIEGQKTAAFEVCDQLGRAPDVLAIPVGNAGNITAYWKGFKEYHAAKGTGLPQMRGFEAEGAAAIVRNRVIEQPETVATAIRIGNPASWEKAVEAANESRGKIDEVSDADILAAYKRLARTEGVFAEPASCAAIAGVIKQRERNEIERGSLVVAVLTGNGLKDPAVALETAAIEPVVLPNDEQVVLEHLQGVVRT